In a single window of the Luteibacter rhizovicinus DSM 16549 genome:
- a CDS encoding type II toxin-antitoxin system RelE/ParE family toxin gives MILSYGDPDVRAFFEGERIRRWINVERTLMRKLAMLNDTRKLEDLRDPPSNRLKSLQGDRNGQYSIRVNDQYRICFVWNNGNAHSVTVVDYH, from the coding sequence ATGATCTTGTCCTATGGCGATCCGGACGTGCGGGCGTTCTTCGAGGGCGAGCGCATCCGGCGCTGGATCAACGTCGAGCGGACGCTCATGCGCAAGCTCGCCATGCTCAATGACACGCGAAAGCTGGAAGATCTACGAGATCCGCCATCCAATCGCCTGAAGTCGCTGCAGGGCGATCGAAACGGCCAGTACAGCATCCGGGTCAACGATCAGTACCGGATCTGTTTTGTCTGGAACAACGGAAACGCGCATAGCGTGACCGTTGTCGACTACCACTGA
- a CDS encoding sterol desaturase family protein translates to MSKGIKRDFARRVVAAPARRAEAVVDETRELLHKSGELSPGKAMVSTAIALSLGFLCLLAVIAFHYPQYLTTPDLRHKYSVDVLRQALLGALLVAGGLSLANVILGRKRNLNIAAFVMVVAAVALGGSRVPVGAFPDHTPYIGLDWFILDLLGSTVLFVVIEKLFPLYRGQSVFRFEWQTDMKHFAVNHFIVGLALLIVNFLIHHAFGWLVSSQFQRMVASIWFVPQLLLCVLVADMAQYWTHRAYHEVPFLWRFHAVHHSVKTMDWLAGSRQHMLELIFTRVCVLAPLYVLGFSEAVMNAYIIVVGFQAVFNHANVHLPWGPLKYVVVTPDFHHWHHASDDEAIDKNYAAHWAFLDYLFGTAVKSTKTFPEKYGVVGDYMPDGFVKQQMFPFRRQKP, encoded by the coding sequence ATGAGCAAGGGAATCAAGAGGGACTTCGCCCGCCGCGTGGTGGCGGCACCTGCCAGGCGCGCCGAGGCGGTCGTCGACGAGACGCGCGAGCTGCTGCACAAGAGTGGCGAGCTCTCGCCGGGCAAGGCGATGGTCAGTACCGCCATCGCGCTATCGCTCGGCTTCCTTTGCCTTCTGGCGGTGATTGCCTTTCACTACCCGCAGTACCTGACCACACCCGACCTCCGCCATAAGTACTCGGTCGACGTGCTTCGGCAGGCCTTGCTCGGCGCCCTGCTGGTGGCCGGCGGCCTGTCCCTGGCGAACGTGATCCTGGGCCGCAAGCGCAACCTCAACATCGCCGCCTTCGTCATGGTGGTCGCCGCCGTCGCGCTGGGTGGCTCCCGGGTCCCGGTGGGAGCGTTTCCGGATCACACACCGTACATCGGGCTGGACTGGTTCATTCTCGACCTGCTCGGCTCGACCGTGCTCTTCGTCGTCATCGAGAAGCTCTTTCCGCTCTATCGCGGGCAAAGCGTCTTCCGCTTCGAGTGGCAGACCGACATGAAGCATTTCGCGGTGAACCACTTCATCGTGGGTCTCGCGTTGCTGATCGTGAACTTCCTGATCCACCATGCGTTCGGCTGGCTGGTCAGCAGTCAGTTCCAGCGCATGGTCGCCAGCATCTGGTTCGTCCCACAGCTGCTGCTGTGCGTTCTCGTCGCCGACATGGCCCAGTACTGGACGCACCGGGCGTATCACGAAGTGCCCTTCCTCTGGCGCTTCCACGCCGTGCATCACAGCGTGAAGACGATGGACTGGCTGGCCGGCTCACGCCAGCACATGCTCGAGCTGATCTTTACCCGGGTCTGCGTGCTGGCACCGCTGTATGTGCTGGGTTTCAGCGAAGCGGTGATGAATGCTTACATCATCGTGGTCGGCTTCCAGGCCGTGTTCAATCACGCCAACGTGCATCTGCCCTGGGGCCCGTTGAAGTACGTCGTCGTCACGCCGGACTTCCACCATTGGCACCACGCCTCGGACGACGAGGCGATCGACAAGAACTACGCCGCGCATTGGGCTTTCCTGGATTACCTCTTCGGCACGGCCGTGAAGTCGACGAAGACGTTTCCCGAAAAGTACGGCGTTGTTGGCGACTACATGCCGGATGGATTCGTAAAGCAGCAGATGTTTCCGTTTCGGCGGCAGAAGCCCTGA
- the tldD gene encoding metalloprotease TldD gives MDSLISLAERRLLTPGGLASTDLDRVFSQLMGPSIDAADLYFQHSRSESWVLEEGIVKDGSHSIEQGVGVRAISGEKTGFSYSDEIVLPQLLEASRAARAIAQGGAGQGKPLAIATGRGLYPAIDPVESLPNEDKIALLREVDAYARSRDPRVKQVVVSLAATLDTILVAASDGTLAADVRPLVRLNIQVIVEQNGRREQGHSGGGGRYGYRELIANGRAHGFADEAVRQALVNLEAVDAPAGTMTVVLGPGWPGVLLHEAIGHGLEGDFNRKGSSAFAGRIGQRVAAEGVTVVDDGTLPGRRGSLSIDDEGTPTECTTLIENGILKGYMQDKLNARLMGVKSTGNGRRESFAQLPMPRMTNTYMLAGKREPEEIIRSVKRGLYAVNFGGGQVDITNGKFVFSASEAYLIEDGKVTRPVKGATLVGSGPEVLTRVSMIGNDLKLDEGVGVCGKDGQSVPVGVGQPTLRVDAMTVGGTAA, from the coding sequence ATGGACTCCCTGATTTCCCTCGCCGAACGTCGCCTGCTCACCCCGGGCGGCCTCGCGTCCACTGACCTGGATCGCGTCTTCTCCCAGCTCATGGGGCCGTCGATCGACGCGGCCGACCTCTACTTCCAGCATTCGCGCAGCGAATCCTGGGTGCTGGAGGAGGGCATCGTGAAGGACGGCAGCCATTCCATCGAGCAGGGCGTCGGCGTCCGGGCGATCTCCGGCGAGAAGACCGGTTTCTCCTACTCCGATGAAATCGTCCTTCCTCAGCTACTCGAGGCGTCGCGTGCGGCGAGGGCGATCGCGCAGGGTGGTGCCGGTCAGGGCAAGCCGTTGGCCATCGCCACCGGGCGCGGCCTCTATCCGGCGATCGATCCGGTCGAGAGCCTGCCCAACGAAGACAAGATCGCACTGCTGCGCGAGGTCGATGCCTATGCTCGGTCGCGCGATCCGCGCGTCAAGCAGGTCGTGGTCAGCCTGGCAGCCACGCTGGATACCATCCTCGTCGCCGCGTCCGATGGCACGCTGGCTGCCGACGTGCGTCCGCTCGTACGCCTCAACATCCAGGTGATCGTCGAGCAGAACGGTCGCCGCGAGCAGGGGCATTCCGGTGGCGGCGGCCGTTACGGTTATCGCGAACTGATCGCCAATGGTCGCGCGCACGGTTTTGCCGATGAAGCCGTACGCCAGGCGCTGGTCAACCTCGAAGCGGTCGACGCCCCGGCGGGCACGATGACCGTCGTCCTCGGTCCGGGCTGGCCCGGCGTGCTCCTGCACGAGGCGATCGGCCACGGTCTGGAAGGCGACTTCAACCGCAAGGGCAGTTCGGCGTTTGCCGGGCGAATCGGCCAGCGTGTCGCCGCGGAAGGCGTCACCGTGGTCGACGACGGCACGTTGCCGGGCCGCCGTGGCTCCCTCAGCATCGACGACGAAGGCACGCCGACCGAGTGCACCACGTTGATCGAGAACGGCATCCTCAAGGGCTACATGCAGGACAAGCTCAACGCACGGCTCATGGGCGTGAAGTCCACCGGCAACGGCCGCCGCGAGTCGTTCGCTCAGCTGCCGATGCCGCGCATGACCAATACCTACATGCTCGCCGGCAAACGTGAGCCGGAAGAGATCATCCGTTCGGTGAAGCGCGGCCTCTACGCCGTGAACTTCGGCGGCGGCCAGGTCGACATCACCAACGGCAAGTTCGTTTTCTCGGCGAGCGAGGCCTACCTCATCGAGGACGGGAAAGTGACGCGTCCGGTGAAGGGCGCAACCCTGGTTGGCTCCGGTCCGGAAGTCCTGACCCGTGTCTCGATGATCGGCAACGACCTCAAGCTGGACGAAGGCGTCGGCGTGTGCGGCAAGGACGGGCAGAGCGTCCCGGTCGGCGTCGGCCAGCCGACCTTGCGGGTGGATGCCATGACGGTCGGCGGCACGGCGGCCTGA
- the fliD gene encoding flagellar filament capping protein FliD, with protein sequence MATNTINLGSSSIDVSSIVTNLSNNKRAATDKALAVLTTTNKTQISAVGNFTASLTNLQTAIKSLADGSVFKAHKTTVSETTVLSAVAEPDARSNTYTIVVDKLAAAQKTTSAAFPGSKEAVGTGALTIAIGDKSMILDIKPPANTLENIRDLINKAPGNPGVTASIVTGTDGAHLTLTSTSTGKQNAFTVAASGDPALTQLAFDPATDSATVVAQDAEFTIDNTKASSPSNTVASAIDGVTLTLTKAGTSTVVIQNDTSAVAAALTSLVTAYNQFVSQYQTLTKYDPNNKQVGALIGDATVTSIKSQMTALLGSQSTGSSKGPRSLSDLGIAFQLGGTLKFDNTKLTKALATSPAETQELLSGSQSVAGKLDKLITGWTSSSGILSQRSANLNARTKDIAKKTADFEVTMKTFSDRITKQYTALDTMMTKLGSTSSYLQQQFDALSKK encoded by the coding sequence GTGGCAACCAACACCATCAATCTCGGGTCGAGCTCGATCGATGTCTCGAGCATCGTCACGAATTTGTCGAACAACAAGCGCGCAGCCACGGACAAAGCCCTGGCCGTACTGACGACGACGAACAAGACGCAGATCTCCGCCGTCGGCAATTTCACCGCGTCCCTGACCAACCTCCAGACGGCGATCAAGTCGCTCGCCGATGGCTCGGTGTTCAAGGCGCATAAAACGACAGTGAGCGAGACCACCGTTCTCTCGGCCGTCGCCGAGCCGGACGCCCGCTCCAACACGTACACCATCGTCGTCGACAAGCTCGCCGCCGCCCAGAAGACCACCTCCGCGGCCTTTCCGGGTAGCAAGGAGGCGGTCGGCACGGGCGCGCTGACGATCGCCATCGGCGACAAGTCGATGATTCTCGACATCAAGCCGCCGGCGAACACGCTGGAAAACATCCGCGACCTGATCAACAAGGCGCCGGGTAATCCCGGTGTCACGGCCAGCATCGTGACAGGTACGGATGGCGCGCACCTGACGCTGACCTCGACCTCGACAGGTAAGCAGAATGCTTTCACGGTCGCCGCCAGTGGCGATCCCGCACTGACTCAACTCGCTTTCGATCCGGCGACGGACAGTGCGACCGTCGTCGCGCAGGATGCCGAGTTCACCATCGACAATACGAAGGCGAGCAGTCCGTCCAATACCGTGGCCTCGGCCATCGATGGCGTCACGCTCACGCTGACCAAGGCGGGCACCAGCACGGTCGTCATCCAGAACGATACGAGTGCGGTTGCCGCGGCGCTGACCTCCCTGGTCACCGCTTACAACCAGTTCGTCTCGCAATACCAGACGCTGACCAAATACGACCCGAACAACAAGCAGGTGGGTGCGCTGATCGGCGACGCCACCGTGACCTCGATCAAGAGTCAGATGACGGCGTTGCTAGGTTCGCAGTCGACAGGTTCCAGCAAGGGGCCGCGCTCGTTGAGTGATCTGGGTATCGCGTTCCAGCTCGGCGGCACGCTGAAGTTCGATAACACCAAGCTGACCAAGGCGCTCGCGACATCGCCCGCCGAGACGCAGGAACTGCTCAGTGGTTCGCAAAGCGTCGCCGGGAAGCTGGACAAGTTGATCACCGGCTGGACATCGTCCAGCGGCATCCTCAGTCAGCGCTCCGCCAATTTAAATGCGCGGACCAAGGACATCGCCAAAAAAACGGCGGACTTCGAAGTCACGATGAAGACCTTCTCCGACCGCATCACCAAGCAATACACGGCGCTCGACACGATGATGACGAAACTCGGCAGCACCAGCAGCTACCTTCAGCAACAATTCGACGCGCTGTCCAAGAAGTGA
- a CDS encoding HigA family addiction module antitoxin — MREVPYPHPGEILLEEYLKPLGLTQYRLAKAIGVPAPRIGEIVAERRSITADTGLRLSRFFGQSPEFWTGLQASYDREMTRDLMADTLAAIVPWSELSKVTPAAKAAAPRAATSGKRSSRS, encoded by the coding sequence ATGCGCGAGGTTCCCTACCCCCATCCGGGCGAGATCCTGCTCGAGGAATATTTGAAGCCCCTGGGTTTGACCCAGTATCGTCTCGCGAAAGCGATCGGCGTACCGGCTCCGCGAATCGGTGAGATTGTTGCTGAAAGGCGTTCGATTACGGCGGATACAGGCCTGCGTCTGTCGCGCTTCTTCGGACAGTCGCCGGAGTTCTGGACGGGCCTGCAGGCAAGCTACGACCGAGAAATGACTCGCGACCTCATGGCCGACACGCTCGCCGCGATCGTTCCTTGGTCGGAGTTGTCGAAGGTCACACCAGCAGCGAAGGCTGCCGCACCTCGTGCGGCGACGTCCGGTAAACGCAGCTCTCGCAGCTGA